The following proteins are co-located in the Sulfitobacter guttiformis genome:
- a CDS encoding membrane protein — MTTTIVFDPLIPWALLVMVCVIAFLGVLLAMVRGLHGWPLRAMAGLVVLAALSGPSVQQEDRAPLIDIVLMLEDESASQRLGDRTAQTSDAADSLAAQIEARPNTELRRIAIRDGEGDAGTEMMSALTEALAEEPRARVAGIVAVTDGRVHDADLPIDLPAPFHVLLSGEATDWDRRLSVIGAPAFAIIGEPVVLTLRVDDLGAAPTTDGVTELDISIDAEDPQRFRVPIGEDLELPVTLPHGGRNVIRFSLPQADGELTDRNNSAIIQINGVRDRLRVLLVSGEPHAGGRTWRNLLKSDSSVDLVHFTILRPPEKQDGVPVNELSLIAFPTRELFMEKIEDFDLIIFDRYKRRGILPSLYFENIANYVRKGGAVLVSAGPDFASADSLFRSPLGAVLPATPTARVMEEPYLPVVSDLGNRHPVTAGLPQNGEWGRWLRQIEVDATSGDVVMTGVEDKPLLILDRVEEGRVALLASDHAWLWNRGYEGGGPQLELLRRLAHWMMGEPELEEEALTATAIGQTMRIERRTLSEDVPPLSITGPDGAVTEMPLSPAAPGRFEAIFSGPEIGLYRLENGDQLSVIGLGPAAPREFVETIADPSVLEPVVAALRGGVSRLEEGLPNVRNVRVGRPAAGRGWIGLTPRDAYETRDVRQTPILPAWLVLLLSAGLITAAWLREGRR, encoded by the coding sequence ATGACAACGACGATTGTATTCGACCCGTTAATCCCGTGGGCATTGTTGGTGATGGTGTGTGTCATTGCGTTTTTGGGCGTTCTCTTGGCGATGGTGCGTGGCCTGCATGGCTGGCCCTTGCGCGCCATGGCGGGACTGGTCGTGCTTGCGGCACTTTCGGGGCCATCGGTACAGCAGGAAGACCGCGCACCACTGATTGATATCGTCCTCATGCTGGAAGATGAAAGCGCCAGCCAGCGTCTGGGGGATCGCACCGCGCAGACGTCCGACGCCGCAGATAGCCTCGCAGCCCAGATCGAGGCGCGCCCGAATACCGAATTACGCCGCATTGCCATTCGCGATGGCGAAGGCGATGCCGGAACCGAGATGATGAGCGCCTTGACCGAGGCCCTCGCAGAGGAGCCGCGTGCGCGTGTTGCTGGTATCGTCGCCGTCACCGATGGCCGTGTGCATGATGCCGATTTGCCGATCGACCTTCCCGCGCCCTTTCATGTTTTACTCAGCGGCGAGGCCACAGATTGGGACCGCCGTTTAAGCGTGATCGGCGCGCCTGCCTTTGCCATTATCGGGGAACCCGTTGTCCTTACTCTGCGGGTTGATGATTTGGGCGCAGCTCCCACCACAGATGGCGTTACCGAGCTGGATATTTCCATCGACGCAGAAGATCCACAGCGGTTTCGTGTGCCAATCGGAGAAGATCTCGAACTGCCGGTAACCCTGCCTCATGGCGGGCGCAACGTGATCCGCTTTTCGTTGCCTCAGGCTGACGGCGAACTGACAGACCGCAATAACTCGGCGATAATCCAGATAAACGGTGTGCGTGACCGCTTGCGCGTTCTGTTGGTTAGCGGAGAACCACATGCGGGCGGGCGCACGTGGCGCAACCTGCTTAAATCCGACAGCTCCGTCGATCTGGTGCATTTCACCATTCTGCGCCCGCCGGAAAAACAAGACGGCGTGCCGGTGAACGAATTGTCCCTGATTGCCTTTCCCACGCGCGAACTGTTCATGGAAAAGATAGAAGACTTTGATCTGATCATTTTTGACCGCTACAAACGGCGAGGCATCCTACCCTCCCTCTACTTCGAGAATATAGCGAATTACGTACGCAAAGGGGGGGCAGTGCTGGTTTCTGCCGGGCCTGACTTCGCCAGCGCAGATAGCCTGTTTCGTTCACCTTTGGGTGCTGTTTTACCGGCCACTCCAACCGCGCGGGTGATGGAAGAGCCATATCTGCCGGTGGTCAGTGATCTGGGCAACCGGCATCCCGTCACAGCAGGTCTACCGCAGAACGGTGAGTGGGGCCGTTGGCTGCGCCAGATCGAAGTTGATGCAACCTCGGGCGATGTGGTGATGACAGGTGTTGAGGATAAGCCATTGCTTATCCTTGACCGTGTAGAGGAAGGTCGTGTGGCGCTGCTTGCCTCGGACCACGCGTGGTTGTGGAACCGTGGCTATGAGGGCGGCGGCCCGCAATTGGAACTACTGCGCCGTCTTGCGCACTGGATGATGGGCGAGCCCGAGTTAGAGGAAGAGGCCCTGACCGCGACGGCCATCGGCCAGACGATGCGGATCGAGCGGCGTACCCTGAGTGAGGATGTGCCCCCCCTCTCGATCACCGGGCCGGATGGAGCCGTAACCGAGATGCCCCTTTCACCTGCTGCGCCGGGCCGGTTCGAAGCAATTTTTTCCGGACCCGAGATTGGTCTCTACCGTCTTGAAAACGGTGACCAGCTTAGCGTGATCGGCCTTGGCCCCGCAGCGCCACGCGAATTTGTAGAGACGATTGCAGATCCATCAGTGCTTGAGCCTGTTGTCGCTGCCCTGCGCGGTGGTGTTTCACGGCTCGAAGAGGGGTTGCCGAATGTGCGCAATGTGCGTGTGGGCAGACCTGCGGCAGGTCGCGGCTGGATCGGGTTGACGCCGCGCGATGCCTACGAGACGCGTGACGTACGCCAGACGCCAATCTTGCCTGCATGGCTTGTTCTTTTGCTAAGTGCCGGTTTGATCACTGCGGCCTGGCTGCGCGAAGGGCGGCGCTGA
- a CDS encoding DUF4159 domain-containing protein: MMVFGAIGFTAPWLLLALGALPVLWLLLRAVPPAPIKRRFPGVALLLGLKDAETVSDRTPWWLLLLRMLAVASIIIGLAGPVLNPEAEQAEGDGPLLFVLDGSWAGATRWPQQQEAIEAQLTRASRLGRTVGFLTLTRPEAPVFQSADVWRTRLAGLSPAPWQPSMDMLSRAEQALAGVGDFDTVWFSDTIEYAGRDALIEMLQQRGTVEAYQTAANVLAILPPAYEDGAVQLRVLRAIAGEEREVVIQAQGRDPAGNGRILATATATFASDETEAQTAIVLPSELRARITRFDIAGQRSAGASTLSDDGLRRREVALISARESREGLELLSPLHYIEQALAPTADLLDGSLSDVLPANPDVIVLADIATLGEAEAAPLTEWIENGGMLVRFAGPRIAASDISRIDEDPLMPVRLRAGGRSVGGAMSWGEPKALSPFANGSPFFGLDVPADVTVSAQVMAQPDPTLSERVIAALSDGTPLVTRKNVGQGQIVLFHVTATAEWSTLPLSGLFVGMMERLAVSSSAASATTAALEGTTWIPRRILDGFGTLSDAGTLPGVDGPALVEEPTGPLLPPGLYASGDRTLARNVLTPDSTLSPATWPSDVSVRGLAVTPEQPVAGLLLSFAILLLLADVVVSLSLSGRLLGRSNAAAAVLGALLITGAPVDAQNSSPQITADEFALAAVSELTLGHIITGDARVDEIALAGLTGLSDTLFFRTSVEPSAPMRVNLETDELAFFPILYWPITAQQPMPSADAYVKLNNYLRSGGMILFDTRDADTASFGASSPNGRKLQELAASLDIPALEPLPEDHVITRTFYLLQDFPGRHNSRDVWVEASDPNVEQVEGMPFRDLNDGVTPVVIGGNDWASAWAVNSGGGPLLPVGRGFSGDRQREIAYRFGINLVMHVLTGNYKSDQVHVPALLDRLGQ, translated from the coding sequence ATGATGGTTTTTGGTGCTATTGGGTTCACGGCCCCGTGGCTTTTGCTGGCGCTGGGGGCATTGCCGGTTTTGTGGCTTTTACTACGTGCAGTACCTCCTGCCCCGATCAAGCGACGTTTTCCGGGCGTGGCTCTTCTGCTGGGCCTGAAAGACGCCGAGACGGTTTCGGACCGCACGCCTTGGTGGTTACTGCTGCTGCGCATGCTTGCGGTAGCATCAATCATCATCGGCCTAGCCGGTCCGGTGCTAAATCCCGAAGCAGAGCAGGCCGAAGGCGATGGACCTTTGCTGTTCGTCTTGGATGGCTCTTGGGCCGGAGCGACACGTTGGCCACAGCAACAAGAAGCAATCGAGGCACAGCTGACCCGCGCCAGCCGTCTTGGCCGGACTGTCGGATTTTTAACCCTGACTCGGCCAGAAGCGCCTGTATTTCAATCAGCAGACGTGTGGCGCACCCGTCTCGCAGGTCTGTCCCCCGCGCCTTGGCAGCCAAGCATGGACATGCTGAGCCGCGCGGAACAAGCCCTCGCTGGAGTGGGCGATTTCGACACGGTATGGTTCAGCGATACAATAGAGTATGCAGGGCGCGACGCGCTGATTGAAATGCTGCAACAGCGCGGAACGGTCGAAGCGTACCAAACTGCCGCGAATGTGCTGGCAATCCTGCCGCCTGCCTACGAGGATGGAGCGGTGCAATTACGTGTTCTGCGTGCGATCGCAGGAGAAGAGCGCGAGGTCGTTATTCAGGCACAGGGACGCGATCCGGCAGGTAACGGGCGCATACTTGCTACGGCGACGGCAACATTCGCATCCGACGAGACAGAGGCACAGACAGCTATCGTGCTGCCTTCGGAATTGCGCGCGCGTATCACACGGTTTGACATTGCAGGCCAACGTTCCGCCGGTGCCAGCACGCTAAGTGATGACGGCCTGCGCCGTCGTGAGGTTGCGCTGATTTCTGCCCGTGAAAGTCGCGAAGGTTTGGAACTGCTGTCGCCATTGCACTATATTGAACAGGCCCTGGCCCCTACTGCCGATTTGCTCGACGGCTCGCTGAGCGACGTCTTGCCCGCCAATCCCGACGTAATCGTGCTCGCCGATATTGCGACCCTGGGCGAGGCAGAGGCAGCGCCCCTGACCGAGTGGATTGAGAATGGCGGCATGCTGGTCCGTTTTGCTGGGCCGCGTATTGCGGCAAGCGATATCAGCCGGATCGACGAAGACCCCTTGATGCCTGTGCGCCTGCGTGCGGGTGGTCGCAGTGTTGGTGGCGCGATGAGTTGGGGAGAGCCGAAAGCGTTGTCGCCCTTCGCTAATGGCTCACCCTTTTTTGGTCTGGATGTCCCCGCTGACGTTACCGTCAGTGCGCAGGTCATGGCGCAGCCCGACCCGACGTTGTCGGAACGTGTTATTGCAGCATTGAGCGATGGCACCCCTCTGGTAACCCGCAAAAATGTGGGACAAGGGCAGATTGTCCTGTTCCACGTTACTGCAACGGCGGAGTGGTCCACCCTGCCCCTGTCGGGATTGTTCGTCGGAATGATGGAGCGGCTGGCAGTATCTTCCTCTGCTGCGAGTGCTACTACTGCCGCACTTGAAGGTACCACATGGATACCGCGCCGCATCCTCGACGGGTTCGGGACTTTGTCGGACGCTGGTACCCTGCCCGGTGTAGACGGTCCCGCGCTGGTGGAGGAGCCGACAGGCCCGCTTTTGCCGCCCGGTCTTTATGCGTCTGGCGACCGGACACTGGCGCGCAATGTTCTTACCCCCGACAGCACGCTTTCCCCTGCTACTTGGCCATCCGATGTATCGGTACGCGGATTGGCCGTGACACCTGAACAGCCTGTTGCCGGTTTGCTGCTAAGCTTTGCGATCCTGCTGCTTTTAGCCGACGTTGTCGTGTCCTTGTCGTTGTCTGGCCGCTTGCTAGGCAGGAGCAATGCAGCGGCTGCAGTTCTTGGCGCGCTGTTGATCACAGGGGCCCCTGTCGATGCCCAGAATTCCAGCCCCCAGATTACCGCAGACGAATTTGCCCTTGCTGCCGTATCGGAACTCACACTTGGCCACATCATCACCGGCGATGCCCGCGTCGACGAGATTGCGCTCGCGGGTCTAACCGGTCTAAGCGATACATTGTTTTTCCGCACCTCGGTCGAGCCATCAGCCCCGATGCGCGTGAACCTCGAGACAGACGAGCTTGCGTTTTTTCCAATACTCTACTGGCCGATCACCGCGCAGCAGCCGATGCCGTCCGCCGATGCATATGTAAAGCTTAATAACTATCTGCGCTCTGGCGGGATGATCCTGTTTGATACGCGCGACGCCGACACTGCGAGTTTCGGAGCCTCAAGCCCGAACGGCCGCAAGCTTCAGGAACTGGCAGCATCGCTTGATATCCCTGCGTTAGAGCCGCTTCCTGAAGATCACGTGATCACGCGCACTTTCTATTTGCTTCAGGATTTTCCAGGCCGTCACAATAGCCGCGACGTCTGGGTCGAGGCTTCTGACCCGAATGTCGAGCAGGTAGAGGGAATGCCCTTTCGTGACTTAAACGACGGTGTGACGCCCGTGGTAATCGGTGGCAATGACTGGGCTTCGGCATGGGCTGTGAATTCCGGCGGCGGACCTTTGCTACCTGTCGGACGCGGATTCAGCGGTGACCGTCAGCGCGAGATCGCCTACCGCTTTGGGATCAATCTGGTTATGCATGTGCTGACGGGAAATTATAAATCGGATCAGGTCCATGTGCCTGCGCTTCTGGATCGGTTGGGCCAATGA
- a CDS encoding DUF58 domain-containing protein: MSDPLALRATSESEAAAFPALLARAEHLAGAVLLGEHGRRRAGAGDDFWQYRPAQVGDSRRAIDYRRSAMGDTEFVREREWQIAQSVMLWVDQGASMRFTSSDTVPQKIERARILGLAVAVLLNRGGERVGLTGTELPPRAGRPQIMALAQLLCRDDQTEYAPPEHRAMIPHARAVFISDFMGDIAGVRTALTKAADRGVRGVICHVLDPSEEAFPFTGRTIFQSMGGTMSHETLKANDLRDRYLARLAERKAELQSLCSLTGWRYGIHHTDSTAQAGLLWLYGALDARGAAA; encoded by the coding sequence ATGAGTGATCCCCTCGCCCTGCGCGCAACGTCCGAAAGTGAGGCCGCAGCATTTCCCGCGCTTCTGGCGCGGGCGGAGCATCTGGCTGGTGCTGTCCTGCTGGGCGAGCATGGCAGACGGCGCGCAGGCGCGGGGGACGATTTCTGGCAATACCGGCCGGCGCAAGTGGGTGATAGCCGCCGCGCAATCGATTACCGACGCTCTGCCATGGGAGATACCGAGTTTGTGCGTGAGCGCGAGTGGCAGATTGCGCAATCTGTAATGCTCTGGGTCGATCAAGGGGCCTCGATGCGCTTCACATCGTCCGATACCGTTCCGCAAAAGATCGAGCGAGCGCGGATATTGGGACTGGCTGTTGCTGTCCTGCTGAACCGCGGGGGAGAGCGTGTGGGCCTGACAGGTACAGAGCTGCCACCACGTGCGGGGCGTCCACAGATCATGGCGCTTGCCCAACTGCTGTGTCGCGATGACCAAACCGAATATGCCCCGCCAGAGCACCGCGCCATGATCCCGCATGCCCGTGCTGTATTTATATCCGATTTTATGGGCGACATTGCGGGTGTACGCACAGCCCTGACCAAAGCCGCTGATCGCGGCGTGCGTGGGGTGATTTGTCACGTGCTGGACCCATCAGAAGAAGCGTTTCCCTTTACTGGCCGCACTATTTTTCAGTCAATGGGTGGCACCATGAGCCACGAAACCTTGAAGGCAAATGATCTGCGCGACCGCTATCTTGCACGACTTGCGGAGCGCAAAGCCGAACTACAATCACTCTGCTCACTGACAGGATGGCGCTATGGCATCCATCACACAGACAGCACGGCACAAGCCGGTTTGCTATGGCTTTATGGGGCGCTGGATGCGCGGGGGGCGGCGGCATGA
- a CDS encoding AAA family ATPase yields the protein MTQADTQATNDMIEQIEALGEKLGEARKSITAQFIGQDRVVELTLTALLCGGHGLLVGLPGLGKTRLVETLSTVMGMDGKRVQFTPDLMPADILGSEVLDTDATGARSFRFIEGPVFCQLLMADEINRASPRTQSALLQAMQEKTVTVAGQSRPLGKPFHVLATQNPIEQEGTYPLPEAQLDRFLVQIDIEYPDRATERDILIATTGEAEGQSIEVFTSGELLAAQKLLRRMPVGDSVVEMILDLVRAFRPDEDGVSKRVKETVAWGPGPRAAQALMLAVRARALLQGRLAPSAEDVIDMARPVLTHRMALNFAARARGDSLTALIDETAAALATPKVAVA from the coding sequence ATGACCCAAGCGGACACACAGGCCACCAACGACATGATCGAACAGATCGAAGCATTGGGCGAAAAGCTGGGGGAAGCGCGCAAATCCATCACTGCACAGTTCATCGGGCAGGACCGCGTGGTCGAGCTCACGCTGACCGCGCTGCTGTGTGGCGGGCACGGCCTTTTGGTCGGCCTTCCCGGTTTGGGCAAGACCCGTCTTGTCGAAACCTTGAGCACCGTGATGGGCATGGATGGAAAACGCGTGCAGTTCACTCCCGACCTCATGCCCGCCGATATTCTTGGATCCGAAGTGCTGGACACCGACGCCACGGGTGCACGCAGTTTCCGCTTTATCGAGGGGCCGGTATTTTGTCAGCTTTTGATGGCCGACGAGATCAACCGCGCCAGCCCGCGCACACAATCCGCGCTTTTGCAGGCGATGCAGGAAAAAACGGTGACCGTCGCAGGGCAAAGCCGCCCGCTGGGCAAGCCGTTTCATGTCCTTGCGACCCAGAACCCGATCGAGCAGGAAGGCACCTACCCACTTCCCGAGGCGCAGCTTGACCGTTTTCTTGTGCAAATCGACATCGAATACCCCGATCGCGCGACCGAGCGTGACATTCTGATCGCCACCACTGGTGAGGCAGAAGGGCAATCAATTGAGGTGTTCACTTCCGGCGAATTATTGGCTGCGCAAAAACTGCTACGGCGGATGCCAGTGGGCGATTCCGTAGTCGAGATGATCCTTGATCTGGTACGCGCCTTTCGTCCCGATGAAGACGGCGTAAGTAAGCGAGTTAAAGAAACAGTTGCATGGGGCCCGGGCCCGCGTGCCGCGCAGGCGCTGATGCTGGCAGTTCGGGCTCGTGCGCTTTTGCAGGGGCGGCTGGCACCCTCTGCCGAGGATGTGATTGATATGGCACGCCCTGTGTTAACCCATCGCATGGCACTCAACTTTGCGGCACGTGCGCGCGGCGACAGCCTAACCGCATTGATTGACGAAACTGCCGCTGCACTTGCGACACCCAAAGTTGCCGTTGCATGA
- a CDS encoding DUF1285 domain-containing protein, which produces MSGQKTVTPSAEGLAASIKASKTRGLPPVEKWNPPFCGDIDMEIRRDGTWFYEGTPIGRPGLVKLFASILIREGEKYFLVTPVEKVGIRVLDAPFIAVDFEVSGEDRDQRLTFTTNLDDITVAGEDMPLRFVRDAETGEPSPYVSVRRNLEALIDRKSFYRLVDLGVHHKGMFGVWSGGVFFGIIPSDELPAEA; this is translated from the coding sequence ATGAGCGGACAAAAAACTGTTACCCCGTCAGCAGAAGGCCTCGCAGCCTCTATAAAAGCGTCAAAAACACGCGGTTTACCGCCGGTGGAAAAGTGGAACCCCCCGTTTTGCGGTGACATTGACATGGAGATCCGTCGCGACGGAACGTGGTTCTACGAGGGAACGCCAATCGGAAGGCCCGGTCTCGTCAAATTATTTGCTTCGATTCTGATACGCGAGGGCGAAAAGTATTTTCTTGTGACGCCGGTCGAAAAAGTCGGCATCCGGGTTCTTGATGCACCGTTTATCGCCGTGGACTTTGAGGTATCGGGCGAAGATCGTGACCAACGTCTCACATTTACCACCAATCTTGATGATATTACTGTAGCGGGCGAAGATATGCCGCTTCGATTTGTACGGGATGCGGAAACAGGCGAGCCATCGCCTTATGTGTCTGTACGTCGCAATCTGGAAGCGCTGATTGATCGAAAAAGCTTTTACCGGCTCGTTGATCTTGGGGTGCATCATAAAGGCATGTTCGGCGTCTGGTCGGGCGGTGTGTTTTTCGGAATCATACCATCGGATGAACTGCCAGCAGAGGCGTAA
- a CDS encoding hydroxypyruvate isomerase family protein: protein MKAAANLSHLWPELPFLDRFDAAAAAGFTGVEVLFPYDIPAKDTQRALMRGGLQMVLINAPPPNYTGGQRGFAAVAGGEARFAHDMRRAGRYAQELRVPMIHVMSGVAQGDGAKDTMISNLTAATMAAHEGLMLTLEPLCPQSQPDYFLNDYALAADIIASVGAPNLRLQFDSYHAQMIHGDAVAVFEKYRDLIVHVQIGDTPARGAPGTGDVDFPALFTAMRGAEYDGWVSGEYTPGHATKDTLHWMEML from the coding sequence ATGAAAGCCGCCGCCAACCTGAGCCACCTTTGGCCCGAACTTCCCTTTCTTGACCGTTTCGATGCAGCTGCGGCGGCAGGATTTACTGGCGTAGAGGTGTTATTTCCCTATGACATTCCGGCAAAGGATACCCAGCGTGCGTTGATGCGCGGGGGATTGCAAATGGTGCTAATCAACGCTCCGCCACCTAACTATACGGGTGGGCAGCGCGGATTTGCTGCGGTGGCAGGGGGTGAGGCGCGGTTTGCCCATGATATGCGTCGGGCAGGTCGCTATGCGCAGGAACTTCGTGTGCCGATGATCCACGTGATGTCCGGTGTGGCGCAAGGTGACGGTGCAAAGGATACTATGATTTCCAACCTCACTGCTGCGACAATGGCAGCGCATGAGGGACTGATGCTAACGTTAGAGCCGCTTTGCCCACAGTCCCAGCCTGATTATTTTTTGAACGACTATGCGCTAGCAGCAGACATAATTGCCTCGGTCGGTGCGCCAAACTTAAGACTACAATTCGACAGCTATCACGCCCAGATGATCCATGGCGATGCTGTGGCTGTATTCGAAAAATATCGCGACCTCATCGTGCATGTGCAGATCGGAGATACACCGGCCCGCGGTGCGCCGGGGACCGGTGATGTGGATTTTCCCGCTCTATTCACTGCGATGCGAGGCGCGGAATATGATGGATGGGTAAGCGGTGAATACACCCCCGGACATGCGACCAAAGATACGTTGCACTGGATGGAAATGCTGTAG
- a CDS encoding glutathione S-transferase — MTPILYSFRRCPYAMRARMALHAAQCKVELREVVLRDKPQAFLDVSPSATVPCLVHANGVIDESIDIMRWALKQNDPHGWLDMPPDAIDWISRTDGPFKYALDRTKYTSRYPNDDTTQHHANACTFLGDLDRKLDLWLFDKPSLADFAIVPFVRQFAFIDKPWFDAQPWPNVHEWLSNLLNGPTFSASMQKYPQWRPLDGPVFFPDPML, encoded by the coding sequence GCGGATGGCATTGCATGCAGCGCAATGCAAAGTCGAGTTGCGGGAGGTTGTTCTACGGGACAAGCCTCAGGCGTTTCTGGACGTTTCCCCTTCGGCCACCGTGCCCTGCCTTGTGCATGCGAACGGGGTGATTGACGAGAGCATTGACATCATGCGCTGGGCCTTGAAGCAAAACGATCCGCACGGATGGCTGGACATGCCGCCCGACGCTATAGATTGGATCAGCCGGACAGACGGACCGTTCAAGTATGCGCTGGACCGCACTAAATACACGAGCCGCTATCCCAATGATGACACAACACAGCACCACGCCAATGCTTGCACCTTCCTAGGCGATCTTGATCGAAAGCTCGATTTGTGGCTTTTTGATAAACCCAGTCTGGCGGATTTTGCGATTGTACCTTTCGTCCGTCAGTTTGCCTTCATCGACAAGCCTTGGTTTGATGCGCAGCCTTGGCCGAATGTCCACGAGTGGCTTTCCAACTTACTGAACGGGCCGACTTTTTCAGCAAGTATGCAGAAATATCCCCAATGGCGCCCACTCGACGGTCCCGTTTTCTTTCCTGACCCAATGCTTTGA